A genomic segment from Nodularia sphaerocarpa UHCC 0038 encodes:
- the cas3 gene encoding type I-D CRISPR-associated helicase Cas3': protein MSEEYKITLKPVYSQTVPTPDGVKLPKDWALCWHQLATLEALRDPNIEVVFNTAMTGDGKSLAGYLDILQRHSPVLGLYPTNELARDQEKQIQGYIDKFQPEHEPRVNRLSGQELEIYAEEENLKKGAALETRAGQSEILLTNPDIFHYLHRGAYLLFKDSPDKLWNRIDKRFNLIIFDEFHVFQAPQIASIINTMLLIRHTNRLKKFLFLSATPNPELIERLKLAGFRCHEINPKAQNKYQFSNTIAECQQIETQGWRKVTREVSLQFVPLEPTSKASETWLKENAELILNHLQKHQGNKGAIILNSIAAVKRLTDFFTTFLHPHNFTVRENTGLSGKKTKEESLDADLILGTSTIDVGVDFKINFLFFESADAGNFIQRLGRLGRHDGYEHNGQQINFIDFTAYAFIPDFLLKKLFEENEKDQELPALVSGKVYERPFLDQKIRYSYRKINDFTGYYFKWAVVQSMRLVRQLGHPHIKQQYAAGSQEALKNDCELVFSTTKKKVNLKAVFLRSKKWEQEWHTLAKTDKGNPIADEAASFRGKSPLLCGIYDQTEPNQADKFKTYNLPGILSNLEIQPITAKEFERRRQEIAERTDTAIPKGRFKHCLGFMELLRYREERLDWKFTYPGNLKPLADAWDVQVLLGIQVWQPQNYWISDINKQLKKQALVSYLLPFPLETVRQKGQLPIHFQIYPISDQYSVMDNTPPYSIAFGQSALLLDTQAYRFQGQEIWIV from the coding sequence ATGTCCGAAGAATACAAAATTACTCTCAAGCCTGTTTATTCGCAAACCGTCCCCACACCTGACGGAGTGAAATTACCTAAAGATTGGGCGCTTTGTTGGCATCAATTAGCAACACTAGAAGCACTACGAGATCCAAATATTGAAGTAGTATTCAACACAGCCATGACAGGCGATGGTAAAAGCCTTGCCGGATACCTGGACATTTTACAAAGACATTCCCCTGTTTTAGGGCTATATCCCACTAACGAACTTGCGAGAGATCAGGAAAAGCAAATTCAGGGCTACATTGACAAATTCCAACCAGAACATGAACCGCGTGTTAATCGATTGAGTGGACAAGAATTAGAAATTTATGCTGAAGAAGAAAACTTGAAAAAAGGTGCAGCCTTAGAAACACGCGCCGGACAATCAGAGATTTTACTTACTAATCCCGATATTTTTCATTACTTACATCGAGGGGCATACTTACTTTTTAAAGATAGTCCTGACAAGCTTTGGAATAGAATCGATAAGAGATTTAATCTCATCATTTTTGACGAATTCCACGTATTTCAAGCCCCACAAATTGCCAGCATCATCAATACTATGCTGTTAATTCGTCACACTAATAGATTGAAAAAGTTTTTATTTCTTTCTGCCACACCCAACCCAGAATTAATTGAAAGACTAAAATTAGCAGGTTTTCGCTGTCATGAAATTAACCCAAAAGCACAAAATAAATATCAATTTTCCAATACTATTGCTGAGTGTCAGCAGATAGAAACCCAAGGTTGGCGGAAAGTGACACGGGAGGTATCCTTACAATTTGTCCCTTTAGAACCAACATCTAAAGCATCTGAAACTTGGCTAAAGGAAAATGCAGAATTAATTCTCAATCATTTACAAAAGCATCAAGGTAATAAAGGCGCAATTATTCTTAATTCCATAGCCGCAGTCAAACGGTTAACGGATTTTTTCACCACATTTCTCCACCCCCATAATTTCACAGTTAGAGAAAATACTGGTTTATCAGGGAAAAAGACTAAAGAAGAATCCCTTGATGCTGATTTAATTCTGGGAACCAGCACTATTGATGTTGGAGTAGATTTCAAAATCAATTTCCTGTTTTTCGAGTCAGCAGATGCGGGTAATTTCATCCAGCGTTTAGGCAGACTGGGGCGACATGATGGTTATGAACACAACGGACAGCAGATTAATTTTATTGACTTCACCGCCTACGCATTTATTCCTGACTTCCTACTTAAAAAGCTTTTTGAGGAAAATGAGAAAGATCAAGAATTACCAGCTTTAGTGTCAGGCAAAGTTTACGAACGTCCATTTTTAGATCAGAAAATTCGGTATAGTTACCGCAAAATCAACGACTTTACAGGATATTACTTTAAATGGGCAGTCGTGCAGTCAATGCGACTCGTTCGACAATTGGGACATCCTCACATTAAACAGCAATATGCAGCAGGTAGCCAGGAAGCACTAAAGAACGATTGTGAGTTAGTTTTCAGCACTACCAAGAAAAAGGTGAATCTGAAAGCAGTGTTTCTTCGTAGCAAAAAATGGGAACAAGAATGGCATACATTAGCAAAAACTGATAAAGGAAATCCCATTGCTGACGAAGCAGCGAGTTTTCGGGGTAAGAGTCCTTTACTGTGCGGAATTTATGATCAAACAGAACCAAATCAGGCGGATAAGTTTAAAACCTACAATTTACCCGGAATTCTCAGCAACTTAGAAATTCAACCCATAACAGCGAAAGAATTTGAACGTCGCCGCCAAGAAATCGCAGAACGCACAGATACCGCCATTCCCAAAGGCAGATTCAAGCATTGTCTAGGATTTATGGAGTTACTTCGCTATCGAGAAGAGAGACTAGATTGGAAATTTACCTATCCGGGGAACTTGAAACCCCTCGCTGATGCTTGGGATGTGCAGGTGTTGTTGGGTATCCAGGTTTGGCAACCGCAAAATTATTGGATTAGTGATATCAACAAACAATTAAAGAAGCAAGCATTAGTCAGTTATCTGTTGCCTTTTCCCTTGGAGACAGTGCGCCAGAAAGGACAATTACCAATCCACTTCCAAATTTATCCCATTAGTGATCAATATAGTGTTATGGATAATACGCCACCATACTCAATAGCATTTGGACAGTCTGCGCTCTTGTTAGATACTCAAGCTTACCGTTTCCAGGGGCAAGAGATATGGATAGTTTAG
- the cas10d gene encoding type I-D CRISPR-associated protein Cas10d/Csc3 encodes MVKKSKDSENNSTTELLDDDWMSGDDSDFQETSNFKVETQSTELLTLKLLQKAIKSENSDDLIMEDFSNHVLPNLLRVAVGVTAKGGKFFDYLDKKKGRDNIRRDNAGDQSLNTHLLNGLLPANLIERRLKKLNTTAKRVIQAQERRLLIAGFILHDFEKFDYRLFPQMPAAYQAVRQDKEQDIRKLSVVAHREIIDIIVSELGLDKFISPDEPATWQEYRDDLLFIAYNAQRRSDTNLNLSEHGLQPKIDDYILICLADLTCLADLLASVIKHPQDAQHRTLNGILHNLSDGQLKFSYHSIAENRGVLTNVVNNAVMEAHKSLNTDDCEYYKPLLYLPTGVVYLTHHQAPTIDTEDLPDRVVNKVKELCGGQLIQRQTGFGRDGKGMKYAEYYENFFDDVGLMRVALKATLRILKAGKNSVAKSRSDNLVKFQRQDVLSADYNFTFSDDMRIDQIAEFGDAISRKIWGEKVNKIENLRKEYKKEHKKELPPIPYLNFIEEVAKLWDLTQFLPQIREIQRINDKLKELKLKGNTGGVPYEWYYLAAQYVEHHSPEPEKIEEVGTDVINHIAKLISPIVNQYNLPDGWEDLRLWVQRVVILPEKNTQNIDSVKVFLDELNRYQLAKKSGRGRELICSISHSAYTVTEQMESAVLFTPQVYTNKQMLGGSNAKRNISSIAGVEMMLRQILMNQTQAVGKRFEDGKYRYLYFYPTYYCTPETNKFLQSAYTNIAQTRFNASIRNHFISDDLQADFGRNRYQSVDTFLIDEELQRKKDLPESNPEHRQERTFKLSYPEDQPLTFYFMALPPGRDPTDTESWVMPSWLALAFPIILDVKTVVSESPIPPFNDGAEFEESVFLDSAPPAFRVLLRRDRFRLDYILEGWEENGQQYPAPLNVLTAAYAIHLDVNARQTKGKYNSNWGKFSELAKDLETSPLNVFSYLKSWTRRQGVETPSVNKLKLYAYYFYPCFDPYAEYNFELEEWKLTQKSALNNPKELTERFRKFYRHAKKTGKQPISANAILKPIDVAADVLLKADVSFQDEALVDLVTAELFQLMKRVHASRAEGRWILSNREEELQAIRDFAEYFVCKVFSESFAGDRARLQGRQMNYIRNTCEYLYRLANYEERRKGENDADDLDTVIYVSEDE; translated from the coding sequence ATGGTTAAAAAAAGTAAAGACTCAGAAAATAATTCAACCACTGAATTATTAGATGATGATTGGATGTCAGGTGATGACTCTGATTTTCAAGAAACATCTAATTTTAAAGTCGAAACACAATCAACTGAACTCCTCACTCTGAAGTTATTGCAAAAAGCAATCAAATCAGAAAATTCAGATGATTTAATTATGGAGGACTTTAGCAATCATGTTTTACCCAATCTTTTGCGAGTAGCAGTTGGAGTTACAGCCAAGGGAGGTAAATTTTTCGATTATCTCGACAAAAAAAAAGGTAGAGATAATATTAGGCGTGATAATGCAGGCGACCAATCTTTAAACACTCATTTACTCAATGGTTTGCTACCAGCTAATTTAATAGAACGTCGCCTTAAAAAACTTAATACCACTGCAAAAAGAGTAATTCAAGCACAAGAACGGCGGTTATTAATCGCTGGTTTTATTCTCCATGATTTTGAAAAGTTTGATTATCGGCTATTTCCACAAATGCCAGCCGCTTATCAAGCAGTTCGCCAAGATAAAGAACAAGACATTCGTAAATTATCTGTAGTCGCCCACCGTGAAATTATAGATATTATTGTCTCTGAATTAGGTTTGGATAAATTTATCAGTCCTGATGAACCAGCAACATGGCAAGAATATCGAGATGATTTACTATTTATTGCCTACAATGCCCAGCGTCGCAGTGATACAAATCTGAATCTTTCTGAACATGGATTGCAACCAAAAATTGATGATTATATTCTGATATGTCTGGCTGATTTAACCTGTTTAGCTGATTTACTAGCCTCAGTCATTAAACATCCTCAAGATGCACAACACCGCACCTTAAATGGAATTCTTCATAATCTCAGTGATGGACAACTTAAATTTAGTTATCACAGTATTGCGGAAAATAGAGGTGTGTTAACTAATGTGGTCAATAATGCTGTAATGGAGGCTCACAAAAGTCTAAATACAGATGATTGTGAATATTACAAACCATTACTGTATTTGCCGACGGGTGTAGTTTACCTGACTCATCATCAAGCACCAACTATAGACACTGAAGATTTACCAGATAGGGTAGTTAATAAAGTTAAAGAACTTTGTGGAGGGCAATTAATTCAACGTCAAACAGGTTTTGGTCGAGATGGTAAAGGCATGAAATATGCCGAATACTATGAAAACTTTTTTGATGATGTGGGTTTGATGCGAGTTGCACTTAAAGCTACTTTACGAATTCTTAAAGCTGGTAAAAACTCTGTTGCTAAGAGTCGTAGTGATAATTTAGTTAAGTTTCAAAGGCAAGATGTTCTCTCTGCTGATTATAATTTTACGTTTTCTGATGATATGCGGATTGACCAAATTGCTGAATTTGGTGATGCTATCAGCCGAAAAATTTGGGGTGAGAAGGTTAACAAAATTGAAAACTTACGGAAAGAGTATAAGAAGGAGCATAAAAAGGAATTACCACCCATACCATATTTAAATTTTATCGAAGAAGTCGCAAAGTTATGGGATTTGACGCAGTTTTTACCACAAATCAGGGAAATTCAAAGAATTAATGACAAATTAAAAGAATTAAAACTCAAAGGAAATACTGGCGGTGTACCTTATGAATGGTATTATTTAGCAGCACAGTATGTAGAGCATCATTCTCCTGAACCAGAAAAAATTGAGGAAGTTGGTACAGACGTAATTAACCATATTGCAAAATTAATTTCACCAATTGTAAACCAATATAATTTACCCGATGGTTGGGAAGATTTACGGTTATGGGTGCAGAGGGTTGTAATTTTACCTGAAAAGAATACCCAAAATATTGATTCTGTCAAGGTATTTTTAGATGAGTTAAACCGCTATCAATTGGCTAAAAAATCAGGAAGAGGAAGAGAGTTAATTTGCTCAATTTCTCATTCTGCTTACACGGTAACTGAGCAAATGGAGTCTGCGGTTTTATTTACTCCCCAAGTTTATACCAATAAACAAATGCTGGGTGGTTCTAATGCTAAACGCAATATTTCTAGCATTGCAGGTGTGGAAATGATGTTACGGCAAATTTTGATGAATCAAACCCAAGCTGTAGGTAAACGGTTTGAGGATGGTAAATATCGTTATCTCTATTTTTATCCGACTTATTACTGCACACCAGAAACTAATAAATTTCTCCAATCGGCTTACACTAACATTGCTCAAACTAGGTTTAATGCCAGTATTCGTAATCATTTTATTAGTGATGATTTACAGGCAGATTTTGGACGCAATCGTTACCAAAGTGTTGATACATTCCTGATTGATGAGGAATTACAACGCAAGAAGGATTTGCCGGAAAGTAACCCAGAACATCGGCAAGAGCGCACATTTAAGCTTTCCTACCCTGAAGACCAGCCTCTAACATTTTACTTCATGGCGTTACCACCAGGACGTGACCCCACAGATACGGAATCTTGGGTAATGCCAAGTTGGTTAGCATTAGCATTCCCAATTATTTTAGATGTGAAAACGGTGGTTTCTGAGTCACCTATTCCACCTTTTAATGATGGGGCTGAATTTGAGGAAAGTGTATTTCTGGATAGTGCGCCGCCAGCTTTTCGCGTTTTACTAAGGAGAGACAGATTTCGACTTGACTATATTCTTGAAGGTTGGGAAGAAAATGGACAACAATATCCAGCACCACTAAATGTTTTAACTGCGGCTTATGCTATCCATCTTGATGTTAATGCTCGACAAACCAAGGGTAAGTATAACTCTAATTGGGGTAAATTTTCGGAATTAGCGAAGGATTTAGAAACCAGTCCTTTGAATGTTTTTAGTTACCTCAAGAGTTGGACTCGTCGCCAAGGAGTTGAAACCCCTAGTGTTAACAAACTCAAGCTATATGCTTATTATTTTTACCCCTGTTTTGACCCCTATGCAGAATATAATTTTGAATTGGAGGAATGGAAATTGACACAGAAATCAGCTTTAAATAATCCCAAAGAATTAACTGAAAGATTTCGGAAATTTTACAGACACGCTAAGAAAACTGGTAAGCAGCCTATTTCAGCAAATGCAATTCTTAAACCTATAGATGTTGCTGCTGATGTACTTCTTAAAGCTGATGTAAGTTTTCAAGATGAAGCATTAGTTGATTTAGTGACAGCAGAATTATTTCAGCTAATGAAAAGGGTTCATGCTTCTAGGGCAGAAGGACGCTGGATTCTGAGTAATAGAGAGGAGGAATTACAAGCAATTAGAGATTTTGCTGAATATTTTGTGTGTAAGGTTTTTAGTGAGTCTTTCGCAGGCGATCGCGCTCGTTTACAAGGGCGACAAATGAACTATATTCGCAACACTTGTGAATATCTTTATCGCCTCGCAAATTATGAAGAACGTCGAAAAGGTGAAAATGATGCTGATGACTTAGATACAGTTATTTATGTCAGTGAAGATGAATAA
- the cas7d gene encoding type I-D CRISPR-associated protein Cas7/Csc2, whose translation MAFLKTVDTKHFQSVIPYKPMGSYVHFLTVRITESYPLFQTDGELNKSRVRAGMKKNDPESQKTISRLTMFKRKQSTPERLVGRELLRKYELMTDDECEYNVKFAMDNPDCIIYGFAIGDSGSEKSKVMVDSAFSITDFAESHETFTLNAPFENGTMTSKGEKDSKVGEVTSRINQQDHIKPQVFFPSIVTLKDPTEASFLYVFNNILRTRHYGAQTTRTGKVRNELIGVIFGDGEIISNLRWTQGIYDYMQDNNKLHSPDPLNEDDVLEAAKQTISTLMQNEFIVHDDFLDGKFDALLNEVKAITGNEEQLKKLLKKADDEAKAYAKLHIKGKDKAAAK comes from the coding sequence ATGGCTTTTTTGAAAACAGTTGATACCAAGCACTTTCAATCAGTAATTCCCTACAAACCAATGGGAAGTTATGTTCACTTTCTCACTGTACGGATTACTGAATCTTATCCTCTCTTTCAAACAGACGGCGAATTAAATAAGTCTCGTGTTCGGGCTGGGATGAAAAAGAATGATCCTGAAAGTCAAAAAACTATCAGCCGACTAACAATGTTTAAGCGCAAGCAATCTACACCAGAACGTTTAGTTGGTAGAGAATTGCTCCGCAAGTATGAATTAATGACAGATGATGAATGTGAGTATAATGTCAAGTTTGCAATGGATAATCCTGACTGTATTATCTATGGCTTTGCCATTGGAGATTCTGGTTCTGAAAAATCAAAAGTAATGGTAGATTCAGCCTTTTCTATTACTGATTTTGCTGAATCTCATGAAACTTTTACACTCAATGCACCTTTTGAAAATGGCACAATGACATCAAAAGGAGAAAAAGATTCTAAAGTTGGTGAAGTTACAAGCCGGATTAATCAACAAGATCACATTAAACCTCAAGTATTTTTCCCTAGCATTGTGACTTTAAAAGATCCGACAGAAGCCAGCTTTTTGTACGTTTTTAACAATATTCTCCGAACTCGTCACTATGGCGCACAAACTACCCGGACAGGAAAGGTAAGGAATGAGTTAATTGGGGTAATTTTTGGAGATGGAGAAATTATTAGTAATTTACGTTGGACTCAGGGAATTTACGATTATATGCAGGATAATAACAAGTTACATTCACCTGATCCATTAAATGAGGATGATGTACTGGAAGCTGCAAAACAGACAATTTCGACGTTGATGCAAAATGAATTTATTGTTCATGATGACTTTCTGGATGGTAAATTTGACGCTTTGCTAAATGAGGTAAAAGCTATTACTGGAAATGAGGAGCAACTAAAAAAACTACTCAAAAAAGCAGATGATGAAGCTAAAGCTTATGCCAAGCTACATATCAAAGGTAAAGATAAAGCGGCCGCGAAGTAA
- the cas5d gene encoding type I-D CRISPR-associated protein Cas5/Csc1 — MAIIYRCQLELHDSLYFATREIGRLYETEPIIHNYALCYALGLVDSEIYSTTVAKEHSYRYFCPEQVPKYEEHLTPLNQQGIYITPARSIKHSAILNTWKYANNNYHVEMEKTQKNIPSFGRAKEIAPESKFEFFVISQKQIQLPKWVRLGKWMSKAEVTVTELPKSKTFSGVFICKYPLNPLDVMFTHQVISYDVVNMPPVSLIQNVQMRGEYYQFDGISELKLPAKMEYRFQG, encoded by the coding sequence ATGGCTATAATCTACCGATGTCAATTAGAACTACACGACAGCCTCTATTTTGCGACTCGTGAAATTGGGCGACTCTACGAAACCGAGCCGATAATTCACAATTATGCTCTCTGTTATGCACTGGGTTTAGTTGATAGTGAAATCTACTCTACTACGGTGGCTAAAGAACATTCCTATCGCTATTTTTGCCCTGAACAAGTGCCAAAATATGAGGAGCATTTAACCCCACTCAATCAACAAGGAATTTACATTACTCCGGCTCGTTCTATCAAACATTCAGCCATTCTCAATACCTGGAAGTATGCTAACAATAACTACCACGTTGAAATGGAGAAAACACAGAAGAACATTCCTAGTTTTGGGAGAGCAAAGGAAATTGCGCCAGAAAGTAAATTTGAGTTTTTCGTAATTTCTCAAAAGCAAATTCAATTACCAAAGTGGGTTCGTTTGGGTAAATGGATGAGTAAGGCTGAGGTGACGGTTACAGAGTTACCTAAATCTAAAACTTTTTCAGGTGTATTTATTTGTAAATATCCTTTAAATCCTTTAGATGTCATGTTTACTCATCAAGTTATTAGCTATGATGTGGTAAATATGCCTCCTGTTAGTCTGATTCAAAATGTGCAAATGCGTGGTGAATATTATCAGTTTGATGGTATTTCAGAATTAAAGCTTCCGGCTAAAATGGAATATCGTTTTCAAGGTTAA
- a CDS encoding 2OG-Fe(II) oxygenase: MKHFQQQPNALPSEYLNNLWGEIQACRYFAINNLNRDFVGTKGFSVVFRRSHIPTVEQKFPYFKPYLDLALQPGCNAFYLNPLQLKEGSRVDPHIDRSLRSYCKTVEPPAVVSVLYVRLPENMEGGELVLKSHKRQLGQIKPQVNTLVYFQGDLTHSVNAVKTPGNRLSLVCEQYSLNEAELAEIPEFTVESRIVQSTTKKRK, from the coding sequence GTGAAACACTTTCAACAACAACCAAACGCTTTACCTAGCGAATATCTGAATAATTTATGGGGAGAAATTCAAGCTTGTCGCTATTTTGCTATTAATAACCTGAACCGCGATTTTGTCGGGACGAAGGGATTTTCTGTAGTATTCAGGCGATCGCACATTCCCACTGTAGAACAAAAGTTTCCCTATTTCAAACCATACCTTGATTTGGCTCTGCAACCGGGTTGTAATGCTTTTTACCTCAATCCGTTACAACTTAAGGAAGGTTCCCGTGTAGACCCGCACATTGACCGCTCGTTGCGTTCTTACTGCAAAACTGTGGAACCGCCAGCCGTTGTCAGCGTTCTTTATGTGCGTTTACCTGAAAATATGGAAGGGGGAGAATTGGTACTGAAGTCGCATAAACGCCAACTGGGACAAATTAAGCCCCAAGTAAATACTTTAGTTTACTTTCAAGGTGATTTAACTCACTCTGTCAACGCTGTGAAAACACCGGGAAATCGCTTGAGTTTGGTTTGTGAACAGTATAGTTTGAATGAAGCCGAACTCGCAGAAATCCCAGAATTTACTGTGGAATCAAGAATCGTTCAGTCCACAACAAAAAAACGCAAGTAA
- the cas6 gene encoding CRISPR-associated endoribonuclease Cas6 yields MPHSLVLNLLPQSSIPSQFLTGRHLHALFLTLVSSVDHALGDRLHDSTADKAFTLSPLQTNFPSQGTRGISKLQHSHQQPISAGTPCWWRISLLDDTLFSQLTQLWLNLNPNHPWHLGPADLYITSIQGTPQSTQPWANATSYTQLYDQASESDRAIDFIFSTPTAFRQGKFDTTLPTRECVFNSLLSRWNKYSGIEFSQISIESIFPSFVNIRTEILADSRSKFIGIVGDVNYRILGEIEPIQIKQINALAEFALYAGVGRKTPMGMGMMRRRH; encoded by the coding sequence ATGCCTCATAGCTTAGTTCTCAATCTACTTCCGCAATCGTCTATCCCTTCTCAGTTTCTCACAGGGAGACATCTGCACGCACTATTTTTGACCCTTGTTAGTTCCGTAGATCACGCATTAGGCGATCGCCTACATGATTCTACCGCAGATAAAGCCTTCACCCTCTCACCCCTACAAACTAATTTCCCATCTCAGGGAACTAGGGGAATATCTAAATTACAACACTCACATCAACAACCCATATCCGCCGGTACGCCTTGTTGGTGGCGCATTTCTCTCTTAGATGACACACTATTTAGCCAACTTACTCAACTCTGGCTGAATCTTAACCCCAATCATCCTTGGCATCTTGGCCCTGCTGACTTGTATATTACCAGCATTCAAGGCACACCCCAATCTACCCAACCCTGGGCAAATGCTACGAGCTACACTCAATTATACGACCAAGCCAGCGAAAGCGATCGCGCCATTGACTTTATTTTCTCCACACCAACCGCCTTTCGTCAAGGAAAATTTGACACTACCCTCCCCACCAGAGAATGTGTTTTTAATTCTCTGCTTTCCCGGTGGAATAAATATAGTGGAATCGAATTTTCTCAAATTTCCATTGAGTCAATATTTCCCTCCTTTGTTAACATTCGTACAGAAATATTAGCAGACTCCCGCAGCAAATTTATTGGTATTGTGGGAGACGTTAATTATCGCATTTTAGGTGAAATCGAACCCATACAAATTAAACAAATTAACGCTTTAGCCGAGTTTGCTTTATATGCAGGTGTGGGGCGGAAAACCCCAATGGGTATGGGGATGATGCGGCGACGACATTAA
- the cas4 gene encoding CRISPR-associated protein Cas4, which produces MKNTEYIQIAALNQYAYCSHRCWRMFCAGEFTDNQYTIEGTALHDRVHTTGDINREDTWQIRAIYLKSEKYKLIGKSDLIEVVSGEYYPIEYKRGHKGEWDNDELQVCAQALCLEEMTGQTINIGYIYYAHSHQRQLVEINQELRQSAIATIAAVTNLLETGTMPPPSYSKRCKGCSLYSQCLPKASDKLRNYQEAN; this is translated from the coding sequence ATGAAGAATACTGAATATATCCAAATTGCAGCGTTGAACCAATACGCCTATTGTTCCCATCGCTGCTGGCGGATGTTTTGTGCTGGCGAATTTACCGACAATCAATACACAATTGAAGGTACAGCTTTACATGACCGAGTTCACACCACAGGCGATATTAACAGAGAAGATACTTGGCAAATTCGAGCGATTTATTTGAAGTCAGAAAAATATAAACTCATCGGCAAATCTGACTTAATTGAAGTCGTATCTGGTGAATATTATCCCATCGAATACAAACGGGGACATAAAGGCGAATGGGATAACGATGAATTGCAAGTTTGCGCCCAAGCATTATGTTTAGAAGAAATGACGGGACAAACTATCAACATCGGATATATCTATTATGCTCATTCCCATCAACGACAATTAGTCGAGATTAATCAAGAACTCAGACAAAGTGCGATCGCTACCATTGCAGCCGTGACAAATTTACTCGAAACAGGCACAATGCCACCACCATCTTACAGTAAAAGGTGCAAAGGTTGTAGTCTTTATTCGCAATGTTTACCCAAAGCATCTGACAAGTTAAGAAACTATCAAGAAGCCAATTAA
- the cas1d gene encoding type I-D CRISPR-associated endonuclease Cas1d translates to MGTVYVTQEYAYIGKVDESLNIKAEKKTILDVPLIKVDGLVIMGRANISPAAISELINRKIPITYLNFNGKFLASLEPDMGKNIFVRNAQWKAAGESAQAVHVTQGFVRGKLKNYRQSLLLAQRRYDLDLNSAITQLSHAIASLEQAKTINSLRGYEGAGSAAYFGCFNQLIRVDNFTFSTRNRRPPTDPVNSLLSLGYSLLRHDIQGALNIVGFDPYLGYLHTERYGRPSLALDLMEEFRPLIVDAVVLAAINRRMLAPKDFITEPVSGAVSLTKEGLHLFLKLYQEKKLGKFKHPVMQKQYTYQETFEIQGRLLAKYLMGEIDKYPPLVMK, encoded by the coding sequence ATGGGAACAGTTTACGTCACACAAGAATATGCCTATATTGGCAAAGTTGACGAAAGTCTGAATATCAAAGCCGAGAAAAAGACAATTTTAGACGTACCTTTGATTAAAGTTGATGGCTTAGTCATCATGGGTAGAGCTAATATTTCCCCTGCGGCTATTTCCGAACTGATTAACAGAAAAATTCCCATCACCTATCTCAACTTTAATGGTAAATTTCTCGCCAGTTTAGAACCCGATATGGGCAAAAATATTTTCGTTCGTAACGCCCAATGGAAAGCCGCCGGCGAATCAGCACAAGCAGTCCATGTTACTCAAGGTTTTGTCAGGGGAAAACTCAAAAATTACCGCCAATCTTTATTACTAGCACAACGCCGTTATGACCTAGATTTAAATTCTGCAATTACTCAATTATCTCATGCGATCGCCTCTCTAGAGCAAGCCAAAACAATTAATTCTCTCAGAGGTTATGAAGGTGCTGGGAGTGCAGCATACTTTGGTTGTTTTAATCAACTAATTCGCGTCGATAACTTTACTTTTTCAACCCGCAACCGTCGCCCACCCACAGACCCGGTAAACTCCCTTTTGAGTTTAGGATATTCCCTATTGCGTCACGACATCCAAGGAGCATTAAATATAGTTGGTTTTGACCCTTATTTAGGATACCTCCACACAGAACGATATGGCAGACCTTCATTAGCACTAGATTTAATGGAAGAATTTCGACCATTAATAGTAGATGCTGTAGTTTTAGCTGCAATTAATCGCCGAATGCTAGCACCAAAAGACTTTATCACTGAACCTGTGAGTGGTGCTGTTTCACTTACTAAAGAAGGATTACATCTTTTTCTGAAGCTATATCAAGAAAAGAAACTGGGCAAATTTAAGCATCCCGTCATGCAGAAACAATATACCTATCAAGAAACCTTTGAAATTCAAGGTCGTCTGCTGGCTAAATATCTCATGGGAGAGATTGACAAATATCCCCCATTAGTGATGAAGTAA
- the cas2 gene encoding CRISPR-associated endonuclease Cas2, with protein sequence MFVVISYDISEDKRRTKIHKILKSYGQWMQYSVFECDLTQTQYARLRSRLSKIIKPNEDNIRFYFLCACCQGKVERIGGDMPRDTTVFFA encoded by the coding sequence ATGTTTGTAGTAATTTCCTACGATATCTCAGAAGACAAGCGCCGCACCAAAATTCACAAGATTCTCAAATCTTACGGACAGTGGATGCAGTATTCTGTGTTTGAGTGCGACTTAACCCAGACTCAGTATGCTAGACTGCGATCGCGCTTGTCTAAAATCATCAAACCCAACGAAGACAACATCCGCTTTTATTTCCTCTGTGCTTGCTGTCAGGGAAAAGTTGAGCGCATCGGCGGTGATATGCCAAGAGACACCACAGTATTTTTTGCTTGA